GGAATGTTTTTTATTCATAGCGTAATGCATCAATCGGATCAAGCAGCGCCGCTTTGCGCGCGGGATAAATACCAAAAAACAAACCGATGCCAATCGTCAGACTGAACGCGCTGATGATCGCATGATAGGAAAGAACCGTCGTCCAGCCTGCCACTGCGGAAACGATATACGATGCCGCACTGCCGCAGAGGATGCCGATGATTCCGCCGCTGACGCTGATGACGATCGCTTCCGCCAGAAATTGCAGCAAGATGTTGCCGTAACTGGCGCCAAGCGCTTTGCGGATGCCAATCTCCCTTGTCCGCTCCGTCACCGAAACCAACATGATATTCATCACGCCGATGCCGCCGACTAGCAGTGCGATCGCGGCCACCGCCGCAAGAAAAAGCGTGATGGTCGCCGTGTTTTCCTGCATCGTCGCCATTAGCGCCGTCATATTTCGTACTGTAAAATCATTTTCCGCATTGGCGGCGATGTGATGGCGCGTTCTTATGAGCTGCGCTATCTCTTCCTGCACACGCTCGATTTCACCGCTTTCCGTCACTTGGATACTGATGGAATGCACATAATTTATCCCCATCAAACGTTCCTGTCCTGTCGTCAACGGAATCACGACAAGATCGTCCTGATCCTGCCCCATGGAAGACTGTCCCTTCGCCGCCAAAACGCCAATCACGCGAAACGGGGCGTTATCGACACGAATCATTTGTCCGACTGGCGATGCATTGCCAAACAGGTTTTCTGCTACCGTTTGTCCGATCACGGCAACGCGGTTGCGCATCGTTTCATCGCTGCTGCTAAAGCTCGCACCAACTGCCAAAGAGTAATTGCGTAGAGCAAAAAACTCCGGCGTCGCCCCCTGCACCGACGTCTTCCAGTTCTGGTTGCCGTAGACAAGTCTGCACTGTTGGCTGACGGTCGGCGCAACCGCTTCTACGCCGCTTATTTCGCGCGTAATCGCTTTTGCATCCTGGTTCGTTAATGTAATGTTTGACCCGGCCGCCAAACGAACGCCGCCTGACGGTGAATTCGCGCCCGGCATCACGATCAATAAATTGCTGCCTAAGCTGGCAATCGAGCTTTGCACTTTTTTCTGCACGCCGAGTCCGATCGAGACCATCGCGACAACGGCCGCGACGCCGACGATAATGCCGAGCATCGTCAATAGCGAACGCAGTTTGTTGCTTTTTAAGCCTTCCCAGGCAATCAGGATACTCTCTCGGAACAATGCTCTTCCTCCTTGCGCCGTTCGTCATTGACGATTTTTCCGTCACGCACCTGAATGACCCGCTCGGCATATGCGGCGATCTCCGGTTCATGCGTGACCAAAATCAACGTTCGACCAGCCTTGTGCAGACGGCTGAAAATTTTCATGATCTCTTCACTGGAACGACTGTCCAGATTACCGGTCGGCTCATCGGCAATGACGAGGGGCGGATTGTTAAAGAGCGCTCTGGCAATCGCAACCCGCTGCCGCTGACCGCCGGACAATTCGTTCGGGCGATGATGCATCCGCTCTGCCAGTCCAACGGCATCGAGCATTTCTTCCGCCCGCGCAAGACGCTCCTTTTTCCCGAGTCCGGCATACAAGCCCGGCAAGGCGACGTTATACAAAGCCGAAATGCGCGGCAGCAAATTAAAATTTTGAAAGACAAAACCGATGGTTCGATTACGAATCGCGGCCAATTGATCCATTGTCAGTTTCGCCGTCTCGCTCCCGTTTAAGAGATACGAGCCTTCGCTCGGCCGATCCAGACAGCCCAGAATATTCATCAGCGTCGATTTGCCGGAGCCGGACGGGCCGGTGATCGCGACAAACTCACCTGCACTTATTTCAAGATCAATGCCGCTTAGCACCAACAGCATCTCACTGCCCATATGGTATGACTTTTGCAGCTTTTTCAGCTCAATCATGATCTACCCTCCTGACGCCTACATCGGCGGCGGCCCCTGCATTTGATTGTTGCTTGTTTTAGTCTTTGACGTCGGCAACACAATTTGATCTCCTTCCTGCAAACCGCTGATCACTTCTGTTTTTTCATCGTCGCTCAGGCCCGTTTTGATTTCAACTGTCTCTATTTTTCCGTCCTGCATGACCTGCACGCAACGTTTTCCTTTGACGTCCTTAATGGCCGTCAGCGGCACCGTCAATACCGCCTTTCTTTCATTGATCTGTATCGTCGCTCTGGCCGTCATGCCGGGGTAAAGCAAATCATCCGCCGCATCAACATCGACATACACTTTGTAATAGACGACATTCGACGTTGTGGTCGCTTCTTTCGAGATGCTGCTCACGCGGCCCTGAAAGGTTCTATCGCTGTAAGAATCGACCGTAAACGAAACGCTTTGCCCTACTTTCACCTTGCCGATATCGGTTTCATCGACGGAAACCTTGATCTGCATTTTCGACATGTCGGCGATTGTCATGATGACCTGCGGCGTCGAAATCCCCTGTGCCACCGTCTGCCCTGCCGGAGTCGGTTTGCCAACCACGACGCCGTCGAGCGGCGAGGTAATGATGTAATAGTCAAGCTGCAACGCAAAATTGTCATAGTTCGCTTTTGCCACTAAGTAATTGGTTCTGTCGGTTTCCAGTTGTTGCGCCGCTTGCGCGCCGGCTGCGCTCAACTTTTTGCTGCGTTCGTAAATAGCCGCATAATTATCGAGCTGCGCCTGATACTGCGCAATTTGCGCGCGCAGCGTCGAATCGTCCAAGACGACGACGACTTGCCCGGCTTTAACTCTTTCGTTTTCCTGCACCTTCAATTCGCGAATCAGACCAGTCACGCGCGAAGAAATTTCCACCGAGTTGAGCGCCGCAATCGTTCCTGTCGCAGCAACCGTCGCTTGAATGTCCGCACGACTCACCGCCGTTGTTTTCGTTTCTACAGAGGCAGCATTATTTTTGCTTTGGTAATAAAAAAAACCGCCTGCCGTCAGCGCACCGACGCAGAGCAGCGCAGCAGCCCATCGCCAAATTTTTTCCCGCTTCATCAGCGCACTCCTTTTCCATTCTTTCTATTTCTTTCAGCATAGACAGCTTATGTCACAGTTTTGTTACAGCTCCGTCTAAAAACCAGCAACTTTCTTTCCTGTGCATTGACGTTGCCGTCCGCAAACCGTATCCTAATAGATGACATACCTATAAGGAGCGTCTTAGCATGAAAAAAACGATCTTGCTGGTTGATGATGAACCACGCATGCGCAAACTGCTCTCCGATTTTCTCAGCCGCGAAAGCTATGCAATTGTTGAAGCCGACAACGGACAGTCCGCATTGGAAATCGCCGCTGCTGGAGGCATCGATCTCGTGATCCTCGACGTGATGATGCCGGTTCACGACGGCTGGACAGTCTGCCGTGAGCTGCGCAAAAAATCGACCCTACCGATTATCCTCTTGACCGCCAAAGGCGAGGAAAGCGATCAGTTGCTCGGTTTTGAACTCGGCGCCGACGAATATATCACCAAGCCTTTTAGCCCTCGCGTATTATGCGCCCGCGTCAACGCGCTCTTTCGCCGTCTGGAAAGCGAAGCAGCCACCGCCTACGACGGACTGGTCATCGATCAGTCTGCGCACACCGTTTCCAGTGACGGCGCCCTACTGGATCTCAGTCCAAAGGAATATGACCTTCTTTCCTTTCTCGCCGCCAACAGCGGTCGCGCTTTGAGCCGCGAACAGATCCTGAATCAGGTTTGGAGCTATGACTATTTTGGCGACCTGCGCACTGTGGACACGCACATCAACCGCTTGCGCACCAAACTGGGCGCGCACAGCACACTGATCCAGACGATTCGTGGCTTCGGCTACCGTTTTGAGGTGAGCAAATGAGATCGATCCGCACCCGCCTTTTCCGCAACATCACCTGTCTGATCCTTTGTTTCGTCCTTGCTGTTTGGGCCTTGGGCGCTCTTTTTATGGAAGATTTTTATCTCTGGCAAAAAAAAAGCAGCCTGATTGAAAACAGCCGTCGCATCGCCGCTCTTTATGCACAAAACGATCCCTCTTTTTCCTTAGAGATGAACCGCATTGCCAACCATCTCGGCACTCATGTCGTCATCCTCGATGCCGAAGGACACATCAAGCAAAACACCTTTAGTTTTTTCCACGACACTCACCCGGAAGGGCCGGATTCTCCGCCTCCGCCGCGCGGTCCCCGCCCCTCATTTTTGACAAAAAGCCAGGAGACAATTGATGCGGATACGACCATTGCGCTGGAACACGATCAAATGCTGCGCATCGATTTCATGGCCTTGGAGCATAAACTGCCAAACGGCGATCTTCTCCTGCTCAAACTTCCGCTCCCAAGCATCAAGGAAAGCGCCGCTTACGCCAATCGTTTCCTCAGCCTGACCGCCTTCTTTTTTCTCTTGGCCGGCAGTCTTTGGGCCTACCGTTTCGCGCGCGACTTCACCGCGCCCTTGCTTGAACTTGACGGCATCGCGCAAAACATGTCCCGCCTCGATTTTTCCCGTACCTGCTCAATCAGCACGCAGGATGAACTCGGCAATCTCGGCCAGAGCATCAACCATTTGTCCGGTCAACTAAGCCAGACAATTTATGAGCTGAATGAAAAAAACGAGCAACTGACCGTAGAGATCGCCAAAGAAAAACAGCTCGACAGTTTGCGTAAGACCTTCGTCTCCAGCGTCTCGCACGAGTTAAAAACTCCGATCGCTTTGATTCTCGGCTATGCCGAAGGACTGAAAGAAGATATTGCCGACGATGCCGCCAGCAAAGACTATTACGCTTCGGTCATCGTCGATGAAGCGGAAAAAATGGATCGCCTAGTCAAGGATCTGCTTAATCTTTCGCAGCTCGAAGGCGGCTATTTTCATTTGGAGAAAACGGATTTTGACCTTTCCTCGCTGATCGATGCCGTTTTGCAGCCTTACCAGTCTCTGCTGCTGGAAAAGAAGATTCGCCTTTGCTTGGAAAAGCCCTCTGTCCAACCGGTTCACGGCGATATCCTGCGCACCGAGCAAGTTCTGCTCAATTTATTGACCAATGCTCTTGACCATGTCGATATCGGCGGCGAGCTGGCGATCCGCTGCCAGATCGCAGGCGAGCATTGCCGGGTGAGCGTATATAATTCGGGCAGCCAAATTCCATCCGACGCAATCGACCACCTCTGGCAAAGTTTTTACAAAGCCGATCCCGCCCGCACCCGGCACCTCGGAGGTTACGGACTCGGTCTTTCGATCGTCCGCGCCATTCAGGAGCTGCACGGCAACGCCTACGGCGTCGCCAATCAAACCGACGGCGTACTCTTCTGGGTCGATTTTCGCACCGCCGCTGCGCTATAACATTTTTTGCCTGATTGTAACAAGACTGTGACAATCATCGACTATACTTGTTATTGGAAGATGCCACCATCACACCATTCGTCCCACACTTATCCAATGCCAAATGCAATCCTCCTGAACGAAACCGTCCAGGAGGATTGTTTGGCATCTTGCTTATGGAAAGGAGTCGCGATGCGTTTATTATTAGTGGAAGATGAAGCAAAACTGGCAGAAGCGCTCAGCTATCAGCTGCGCCATCACAGCTATCTCGTCGACTGCCGCCACAATGGCGAAGCCGGGTTAGAATCGGCGCTCAGCGGCATTTATGACCTATTAATCCTTGATCGGATGCTGCCGAAACTCGACGGCCTGACGCTGCTCAAAGAATTTCGCGCGCAAGGCCACAAGACGCCGGTTCTATTTCTCACCGCCAAAGATACGTATCAGGACCGCGTCGCAGGCCTTGACGCCGGTGCCGACGATTATATGGTCAAGCCTTTTTCCACCGAAGAACTGTTGGCCCGCATCCGCGCGCTCGGTCGACGATTGGACAAGGATTTTGTCGATGACGTTATCGCGCTTGGTTCGTTACGCCTCGATCCGCTGCGCTCGCTCGTCTATGTCGCCGATAGACCGGTGCACTTGAGCGCCAAAGAAATGCAACTCTTAGAGCTATTAATGCGCAATCATAAACAGGTCTTGACGAAAAATCAGATTTTCTTCAAGATCTGGGGCAATTCCAATTCCGACTTCGCCAACGTCGATCTTTATGTTCACTACCTGCGCCGCAAGCTGCCGCCGGATTTGATCAAGACGATTCGCGGCATCGGCTATTCGCTGGAAATTCCGTCTTCCTGAGAAGGTAAAGATCGTCCCAGCCTTAGAAAGCAAAAAGCGCTGCCGCATGCAGCGCTTTTTTACTATTTCTTGCTGGTCGTATTCTGTTCCACTGCAGTTCCGCCCGCTGATCCGGTTGCCTGGCCGCTTAACTCCACCTTATAGGCAGGACCGGCTTGCGGCGCTTGGCCGCCTTGCGGAGGTTGTCCGCCGCCTTGGGCGCTGCCCTGGCTGCTGCTGGAAGTTGCGTTTTTTTGCTGCAGGATTTGCGTATCGATCTGTTGGATTTGCAGTTGCAATTGTTTGATCTTGTCCGCGTTCCCTTCAGATGCCTGCGACTGCAGCTCTTTCACTTGCGCTTCCAGTTCCTGTTTTTTCTTTTCCAGTGTAGCTTCGCTGGTACTGCTGCTTTGCGACGCGCTGCTGCTGGTCGTCGTACTGCTCGTTGCCGTAATGTTCATTTTCACCTCTCCTTTCGTTTCTACTTATATTGTCTGCATCCAATCTTGGAATTCAGTTGGAATCCGCCTTCTTTTCAAAAATTATTCCTACTGCACAAAAAGAAAAACGACTGAGAACTTTTTTAGCGCTCTCAGTCGTTTTTCTTTTTTTATTTTTTCAGCAGCGAGCCTAAGATCGTTTTGCCGCTGGCAAAAACCATGTCGCCAAAGCCTTTGTTCTTCGCAAACACTTCTTCCAGCGCCGCCAGCAAGCGGTCGATCTGTTCATATGAAACCGTCAGCGGCGGTTCCAGACGGATGACATTCGGATTATTCAGCGTGTACGCGGTGATGATGCGATGCTTGTTCAGCAGTTCGCCCGCGACCATCGCGCCCACATATTCATTGGCCATCTTCTCGAGCGCGCCGCCGGTCAAAAGATTCATCAATCCTTTTTTCGGCGGCGTAAATTCGAGCCCGATCAACAGGCCGCGCCCGCGCACTTCTTTAATGAACGGATATTTTTCTTGCAGCTGCTGCAGTTTACCCAGCAGATACTCGCCCTTTTCGGCCGCCTGCCGCGGCAGATCCTCTTCGTACATCGTCTCCAGCACCGCGATTCCGGCCGCGACCGCGCGCGTATTGCCGCCGAAAGTCGAGGTGTGCAGCATCGCTTTCTCCACGCTGCCGTAAGCCTGCTTCCAGATCTTCTCTGTCGTCATATAGGCTGCCAGCGGCATCACGCCGCCGCCGAACGATTTCGAAATGCACAGGATGTCCGGCGTAACTTCTGCATGCTCGCAGGCGAACCACTTTCCGGTACGGCCAAAGCCGGTCTGAATTTCATCGGCGATAAACATCGTGCCGTGTGCGCTGCAAACGGCGCGCACCTTTTGCAAATATTCGTCCGGCGCGACGATGATGCCGCCCTCTCCCTGCACCGGTTCCATGATAAAGGCCGCGACATCGTCCTTAGCGAGTGCCTGCTCGAGCGCCGCCGCATCGGCGAACGCGATGAACTCGACCTCCGGCACGAGCGGTGCAAACGGCGTGCGGTATTTCGCCCGTCCGGTCACCGACAGCGCCCCGAGCGATTTGCCGTGGAACGAGCCTTCGCAGGAAACGATCTTTTTCCGTCCCGTTGCGGCCCGCGCCAGTTTCAGCGCCCCTTCGACCGCCTCGGCGCCGCTGTTGCCGAAGAAACTGTACTTCAACTCGCCCGGCGTGACGAGAGCCAGATTGCTGGCGAGCGCTCCCGCCAACGGATTGAGCGATGCCTGGAGCAAATTCGGCAGTTCCTGTACCGAAGCCAGCGCCACGTCGAGCGCCGGATGATTGTGTCCTAAATTCAAGGCACCATAGCCGCCGAGAAAATCAAGGTATTCGTTGCCGTCCGCATCCCAGACGCTCGTTCCCTTGGCACGAACAAAACACTTGTCGAAATTCAAAATGCCCATCAGATTCACGATTTCCGGGTTGATAAAACGCCGGTGGTTATCGCGGTTTTGCTCGCGCGACAAGGCGACTGCTTCCTCTATGCTGATAAAATCCGGCATGGCCGTTTTAATTTTCTTTTCCATATTCAATACCCTCCCCCGTTACAGACCAGTTAATCATTTATAGCGCCACATCCATTATATACTTTTCCCTTACCTGCGCAAGAGCCGTCCGCTTATAAGCCGATGCTTTTCAGATAGGGACCGACTTGTTTCCACCAGATGCCAATCGTCGCCGGTCTGAGAAAAAAATCATGCGGTCCGTCAAACGTCACGACATTGACTTTGCCGCCCGCGCTGCTGAATCCCTTCTGCATCCCTTGGACAAAATCACCCGGATACCAATCGTCGCCCTTGGTATAAATCCAAAGTTCCGGCACTTTCGTCGTCTTGCCGAATTCCTTGTAGCAGGCGAACAACGGTCCGGCATTGCTCGCGTCAAACACGCCGCCGCTCGAACTGCGCGCGCCGCCGGCAAAGCTGATCACCCCGACTACGCCGTCCAGTTGCTTCGCACCGATGCAAACGGAAATGAAACCGCCGAACGAGTAGCCCGCCACGACAATCTTATTTTTATCGACATATTCCTTCTGCTTCATATGCGCAATCGTCGCCAATACGTCCTGCGCACCGTTCTCGACCGCTTGACGCGGATTGTAACGCTTGAAATCCCACTCCTGGTACTTGCTGAGTGAGCGCCCGTAACCGCGCCGCGTCGGCATCACGACGACATAGCCCTGCTCAGCCAAAAATGTGGCTTGTGCATCAAAGTTAAACGCGCGAAAGCCCATCTGCAGTTCCGATTCCGTGCTGCCGCCGTGATTGATCACAATCATTGGCTGAGGCTTCTCGCTCCACTTCTTATAGACCATCACGTCGATCGCTTCGCTGCCGACGATCACCTTCTCCGTACCGATGCCGACCGCCGCTTCCGCAGCCAGCGGCATCTGAAAACCAACCGCCAGCAACAACAGCGCCAGCATCCGAAAGCAATTTCCCATCCTTTACAACCTCCTTCTGCCAAGAACCCTTTAGCAACTTAAATACCATTTTATCGCATTAGGCTGTCTATGTACAATCGCTTTGACTGTCAAAATAAAGAAATACCGCAGTCACGACAATGCCGTAACTGCGGTGCTTACTTTGTAATTAAGAAACCTTTGTCCAACTGCTGCCATTGGTCTTATACAGCTCGTTGTTCAGATAGAATTGACCGATTTGGTTGGCGCCGCCCAAATTCCAATCGTCAAGCGTGATCTTATCGCCCTGATTGTCGCTGATCACCAAATTGTTGCCATTTAGCGCCACAAGCAGATCATTGATAGAGGAAACGCCATCAATGCGCAGCTTGTCGCCAGCGCTGGCGACACTGGAGAGAATCTCATCCACGCCCCACTTGCCGTTAAAGAGGTAGGTGTCGTTGCCGGCTCCGCCATCCAGAATGTCATTGCCGCTGCCGCCGTTTAAGACATCATTTCCCGCACCGCCGTACAAAGTATCGTTGCCGCCATTGGCAGCGGTCGTCTGAAATTCCAGCTGCAGCATATTTATCAGGCTCGAATATGTCCCTGTCGGTTCTGTAATCTGCAGCGTCCAGGTGCCCGCCGCGCTTTGGCCATTGAAAGCGCTTAACGCCTGAGCCGGCAGATAGCTGCCGCTATACGGC
The Azotosporobacter soli DNA segment above includes these coding regions:
- a CDS encoding response regulator transcription factor; translation: MKKTILLVDDEPRMRKLLSDFLSRESYAIVEADNGQSALEIAAAGGIDLVILDVMMPVHDGWTVCRELRKKSTLPIILLTAKGEESDQLLGFELGADEYITKPFSPRVLCARVNALFRRLESEAATAYDGLVIDQSAHTVSSDGALLDLSPKEYDLLSFLAANSGRALSREQILNQVWSYDYFGDLRTVDTHINRLRTKLGAHSTLIQTIRGFGYRFEVSK
- a CDS encoding HAMP domain-containing sensor histidine kinase, with translation MRSIRTRLFRNITCLILCFVLAVWALGALFMEDFYLWQKKSSLIENSRRIAALYAQNDPSFSLEMNRIANHLGTHVVILDAEGHIKQNTFSFFHDTHPEGPDSPPPPRGPRPSFLTKSQETIDADTTIALEHDQMLRIDFMALEHKLPNGDLLLLKLPLPSIKESAAYANRFLSLTAFFFLLAGSLWAYRFARDFTAPLLELDGIAQNMSRLDFSRTCSISTQDELGNLGQSINHLSGQLSQTIYELNEKNEQLTVEIAKEKQLDSLRKTFVSSVSHELKTPIALILGYAEGLKEDIADDAASKDYYASVIVDEAEKMDRLVKDLLNLSQLEGGYFHLEKTDFDLSSLIDAVLQPYQSLLLEKKIRLCLEKPSVQPVHGDILRTEQVLLNLLTNALDHVDIGGELAIRCQIAGEHCRVSVYNSGSQIPSDAIDHLWQSFYKADPARTRHLGGYGLGLSIVRAIQELHGNAYGVANQTDGVLFWVDFRTAAAL
- a CDS encoding alpha/beta hydrolase family protein → MGNCFRMLALLLLAVGFQMPLAAEAAVGIGTEKVIVGSEAIDVMVYKKWSEKPQPMIVINHGGSTESELQMGFRAFNFDAQATFLAEQGYVVVMPTRRGYGRSLSKYQEWDFKRYNPRQAVENGAQDVLATIAHMKQKEYVDKNKIVVAGYSFGGFISVCIGAKQLDGVVGVISFAGGARSSSGGVFDASNAGPLFACYKEFGKTTKVPELWIYTKGDDWYPGDFVQGMQKGFSSAGGKVNVVTFDGPHDFFLRPATIGIWWKQVGPYLKSIGL
- a CDS encoding ABC transporter permease produces the protein MFRESILIAWEGLKSNKLRSLLTMLGIIVGVAAVVAMVSIGLGVQKKVQSSIASLGSNLLIVMPGANSPSGGVRLAAGSNITLTNQDAKAITREISGVEAVAPTVSQQCRLVYGNQNWKTSVQGATPEFFALRNYSLAVGASFSSSDETMRNRVAVIGQTVAENLFGNASPVGQMIRVDNAPFRVIGVLAAKGQSSMGQDQDDLVVIPLTTGQERLMGINYVHSISIQVTESGEIERVQEEIAQLIRTRHHIAANAENDFTVRNMTALMATMQENTATITLFLAAVAAIALLVGGIGVMNIMLVSVTERTREIGIRKALGASYGNILLQFLAEAIVISVSGGIIGILCGSAASYIVSAVAGWTTVLSYHAIISAFSLTIGIGLFFGIYPARKAALLDPIDALRYE
- a CDS encoding aspartate aminotransferase family protein, which encodes MEKKIKTAMPDFISIEEAVALSREQNRDNHRRFINPEIVNLMGILNFDKCFVRAKGTSVWDADGNEYLDFLGGYGALNLGHNHPALDVALASVQELPNLLQASLNPLAGALASNLALVTPGELKYSFFGNSGAEAVEGALKLARAATGRKKIVSCEGSFHGKSLGALSVTGRAKYRTPFAPLVPEVEFIAFADAAALEQALAKDDVAAFIMEPVQGEGGIIVAPDEYLQKVRAVCSAHGTMFIADEIQTGFGRTGKWFACEHAEVTPDILCISKSFGGGVMPLAAYMTTEKIWKQAYGSVEKAMLHTSTFGGNTRAVAAGIAVLETMYEEDLPRQAAEKGEYLLGKLQQLQEKYPFIKEVRGRGLLIGLEFTPPKKGLMNLLTGGALEKMANEYVGAMVAGELLNKHRIITAYTLNNPNVIRLEPPLTVSYEQIDRLLAALEEVFAKNKGFGDMVFASGKTILGSLLKK
- a CDS encoding response regulator transcription factor → MRLLLVEDEAKLAEALSYQLRHHSYLVDCRHNGEAGLESALSGIYDLLILDRMLPKLDGLTLLKEFRAQGHKTPVLFLTAKDTYQDRVAGLDAGADDYMVKPFSTEELLARIRALGRRLDKDFVDDVIALGSLRLDPLRSLVYVADRPVHLSAKEMQLLELLMRNHKQVLTKNQIFFKIWGNSNSDFANVDLYVHYLRRKLPPDLIKTIRGIGYSLEIPSS
- a CDS encoding ABC transporter ATP-binding protein; amino-acid sequence: MIELKKLQKSYHMGSEMLLVLSGIDLEISAGEFVAITGPSGSGKSTLMNILGCLDRPSEGSYLLNGSETAKLTMDQLAAIRNRTIGFVFQNFNLLPRISALYNVALPGLYAGLGKKERLARAEEMLDAVGLAERMHHRPNELSGGQRQRVAIARALFNNPPLVIADEPTGNLDSRSSEEIMKIFSRLHKAGRTLILVTHEPEIAAYAERVIQVRDGKIVNDERRKEEEHCSERVS
- a CDS encoding efflux RND transporter periplasmic adaptor subunit — protein: MKREKIWRWAAALLCVGALTAGGFFYYQSKNNAASVETKTTAVSRADIQATVAATGTIAALNSVEISSRVTGLIRELKVQENERVKAGQVVVVLDDSTLRAQIAQYQAQLDNYAAIYERSKKLSAAGAQAAQQLETDRTNYLVAKANYDNFALQLDYYIITSPLDGVVVGKPTPAGQTVAQGISTPQVIMTIADMSKMQIKVSVDETDIGKVKVGQSVSFTVDSYSDRTFQGRVSSISKEATTTSNVVYYKVYVDVDAADDLLYPGMTARATIQINERKAVLTVPLTAIKDVKGKRCVQVMQDGKIETVEIKTGLSDDEKTEVISGLQEGDQIVLPTSKTKTSNNQMQGPPPM